The Primulina eburnea isolate SZY01 chromosome 18, ASM2296580v1, whole genome shotgun sequence genome segment CGAGGCACCAGTATCAACAagaatataagcaggataaggACATAAATAACACTTACCCGCTATCATTTCCTCTCGTGCCTCCTCTGCCTGCTCTCGTGTCAAAGCATACACCCGTGCCTGAGGCGGACTAGCTCCCTGCATACTTGGTTGTCCTCCAGAAAGTCGTGGTGTAAACTGTTGAGGCTGTCGTCCTCCTCTCTCTGAGGATCTACCTCTAGCAATCCTAGGCTCTCGCTATCCCACACGACTAGGACATTGTCTCGCCAGATGACCAACACCGCCACACTCAAAACAGGTGATCTCGGTCTGTGTACACTCTCTGATCAGATGAGGTCCCCCACAACGAAAACATCTTACTGCTCTGGACTCccctctctgcccctgaacagacTGAGAACTACCCCCACGACTCTCAACACGTCGTGAATCAAATCGGCGCTTCCCAAATGAGGATGAAGAAGATGAACCCTTCCGATATTTAAAAGACTGTCCCTGTGGTCGCAATAACTCCCTAGTCAGCTCTGATAATCGTCCTTGAGCCCCATACTCCTTCATAACCAACTCAGCCATCTCAGCCCTCGTCACTGCATCCTCAAATAATACCGGGTTATTTGATTGCACACGGTGAAATAACTCTAACTTCAACCTTTTTAAGAAGTGTCTCATCTTAGCATGAACATTTGTAGTAACATGTGGCACATATTTCAATAATGCAGATTACCGAGACTCATATTCAGCAACAGACATACTGCCCTGTCTCAAATCCTCGAATTCTCTCTCTTTCTTCTGTCTGGTTGctatagaaaaatatttatcaagaaAACGAGATCGAAACACATCCCAATCAACAGTACGGCCCTGAGCTCTCAATCCGGCCTCAATCGTCTGCCACCACAATAATACATTCCGCGAAAGCTGAAATGTAGCCAATCGTAACCAAGCAGACCTAGCACACGGAGCGGTCACAAATATCTGCTCTATCCTCTCAATCCACTCCTCGGCTCGCTCACCAGTCTCAGAACTATCAAATCTCGGCGGAAGATAACTGCTGAACTGTGCCAAAGTCAACTCACCAGGCAATAAAGGCTGATCTGCAGGTGCCTGTCCCATAGGAGGAGGTGGCAATGGATTCATCTGCCCAAACCCACTGTCAACATCTTTCGTTTCCTCCTGTGGGTGTACCTGTTCTCTAGCTGCCATCACTGGAAATAAAATTGTTAATCATAACATTTAA includes the following:
- the LOC140820189 gene encoding uncharacterized protein gives rise to the protein MAAREQVHPQEETKDVDSGFGQMNPLPPPPMGQAPADQPLLPGELTLAQFSSYLPPRFDSSETGERAEEWIERIEQIFVTAPCARSAWLRLATFQLSRNVLLWWQTIEAGLRAQGRTVDWDVFRSRFLDKYFSIATRQKKEREFEDLRQGSMSVAEYESRLKLELFHRVQSNNPVLFEDAVTRAEMAELVMKEYGAQGRLSELTRELLRPQGQSFKYRKGSSSSSSFGKRRFDSRRVESRGGSSQSVQGQRGESRAREPRIARGRSSERGGRQPQQFTPRLSGGQPSMQGASPPQARVYALTREQAEEAREEMIAGKCYLCPYPAYILVDTGASHTFISKRFVVEHRMRSSALSMPLSVSTPSGVDISVVSMISDGIISYEGYELRSDMIILEMADFDCILGINVLSRYCATVDCYQRVVYFYTDEKERWTFNGKGSRSRVPLVSTIRMSRLLEHGHESYLIYALDVTEKKKELGIEEIPVVASLPMSFLMRFQASHQPVRWSLGLS